A stretch of the Salarias fasciatus chromosome 3, fSalaFa1.1, whole genome shotgun sequence genome encodes the following:
- the LOC115409073 gene encoding zinc finger protein 239-like: MSSLQKKQRPAPRPRPHRCHECDKAFRSPGELRSHRRMHTGERPYGCEHCQKTFPSLKHLKQHRLIHSDERPYGCDQCDKAFASSSNLKVHRRIHTGEKLYSCQDCGRSFSQQGNFKRHRNMHTKEETFPCRQCGAAFSSRSSYLVHQRIHTGERPYECRYCAKGFITVSDRTVHERVHTGEKPYSCEECGKSFSQLGSYKSHKNTHTKENIYYCDQCQKIFTSSGSYLHHKRTHSQARRYSCEDCGKTYKNLASVKKHKLTHGGVKAHRCPHCHKCFYTLGDLSKHLRVHTGDKPYSCRKCRKQFAWKVQERKHKCVSEEA; this comes from the exons ATGAGTTCACTCCAGAAG AAGCAGAGACCAGCGCCTCGACCTCGACCTCACCGCTGCCACGAGTGCGACAAGGCCTTCCGGAGCCCCGGGGAGCTGCGCAGCCACCGGAGGATGCACACCGGCGAGCGGCCGTACGGCTGCGAGCACTGCCAGAAGACCTTCCCGTCGCTCAAACACCTGAAGCAGCACCGGCTCATCCACAGCGACGAGCGGCCGTACGGCTGCGACCAGTGCGACAAGGCCTTCGCCTCGTCCTCCAACCTGAAGGTCCACCGGAGGATCCACACCGGGGAGAAGCTCTACAGCTGCCAGGACTGCGGCAGGAGCTTCAGCCAGCAGGGGAACTTCAAGCGCCACCGGAACATGCACACCAAAGAGGAGACCTTCCCCTGCCGGCAGTGCGGCGCCGCGTTCAGCAGCCGGAGCTCCTACCTGGTCCACCAGAGGATCCACACCGGCGAGAGGCCGTACGAGTGCCGCTACTGCGCCAAGGGCTTCATCACCGTGTCGGACCGCACCGTGCACGAGCGCGTGCACACCGGGGAGAAGCCCTACAGCTGCGAGGAGTGCGGCaagagcttctcccagctggGCAGCTACAAGAGCCACAAGAACACCCACACCAAGGAGAACATCTACTACTGCGACCAATGCCAGAAGATCTTCACCTCCAGCGGCTCCTACCTGCACCACAAGAGGACGCACTCGCAGGCCCGGCGCTACAGCTGCGAGGACTGCGGCAAGACCTACAAGAACCTGGCGTCCGTCAAGAAGCACAAGCTGACGCACGGCGGGGTGAAGGCCCACCGCTGTCCGCACTGCCACAAGTGCTTCTACACGCTAGGGGACCTGTCCAAACACCTGCGCGTCCACACCGGGGACAAGCCCTACAGCTGCCGCAAGTGCCGCAAGCAGTTCGCCTGGAAGGTCCAGGAGAGGAAGCACAAGTGTGTGTCGGAGGAGGCGTGA
- the LOC115408962 gene encoding zinc finger protein 239-like, with product MKTKESRRLRFGTTEDGNMSSLQKKQRPVPRPRPHRCHECDKAFRSPGELRSHQRMHTGERPYGCERCQKTFPSLKHLKQHRLIHSDERPYGCDQCDKAFASSSNLKVHRRIHTGEKLYSCQDCGRSFSQQGNFKRHRNMHTKEETFPCRQCGAAFSSRSSYLVHQRIHTGERPYECRYCAKGFITVSDRTVHERVHTGEKPYSCEECGKSFSQLGSYKSHKNTHTKENIYYCDQCQKIFTSSGSYLHHKRTHSQARRYSCEDCGKTYKNLASVKKHKLTHGGVKAHRCPHCHKCFYTLGDLSKHLRVHTGDKPYSCRKCRKQFAWKVQERKHKCVSEEA from the exons ATGAAGACGAAGGAGAGTCGCCGTCTGCGATTCGGCACCACTGAGGACGGAAACATGAGTTCACTCCAGAAG AAGCAGAGGCCGGTGCCTCGACCTCGACCTCACCGCTGCCACGAGTGCGACAAGGCCTTCCGGAGCCCCGGGGAGCTGCGCAGCCACCAGAGGATGCACACTGGCGAGCGGCCGTACGGCTGCGAGCGCTGCCAGAAGACCTTCCCGTCGCTCAAACACCTGAAGCAGCACCGGCTCATCCACAGCGACGAGCGGCCGTACGGCTGCGACCAGTGCGACAAGGCCTTCGCTTCGTCCTCCAACCTGAAGGTCCACCGGAGGATCCACACCGGGGAGAAGCTCTACAGCTGCCAGGACTGCGGCAGGAGCTTCAGCCAGCAGGGGAACTTCAAGCGCCACCGGAACATGCACACCAAAGAGGAGACCTTCCCCTGCCGGCAGTGCGGCGCCGCGTTCAGCAGCCGGAGCTCCTACCTGGTCCACCAGAGGATCCACACCGGCGAGAGGCCGTACGAGTGCCGCTACTGCGCCAAGGGCTTCATCACCGTGTCGGACCGCACCGTGCACGAGCGCGTGCACACCGGGGAGAAGCCCTACAGCTGCGAGGAGTGCGGCaagagcttctcccagctggGCAGCTACAAGAGCCACAAGAACACCCACACCAAGGAGAACATCTACTACTGCGACCAGTGCCAGAAGATCTTCACCTCCAGCGGCTCCTACCTGCACCACAAGAGGACGCACTCGCAGGCCCGGCGCTACAGCTGCGAGGACTGCGGCAAGACCTACAAGAACCTGGCGTCCGTCAAGAAGCACAAGCTGACGCACGGCGGGGTGAAGGCCCACCGCTGTCCGCACTGCCACAAGTGCTTCTACACGCTGGGGGACCTGTCCAAACACCTGCGCGTCCACACCGGGGACAAGCCCTACAGCTGCCGCAAGTGCCGCAAGCAGTTCGCCTGGAAGGTCCAGGAGAGGAAGCACAAGTGTGTGTCGGAGGAGGCATGA